CAAGGACTCCAAAATAAGTAATTTTAAGTGTTATTCTGACCAGTGCTATACCTCCTTCACCCGACATCAACATATGCCTATGCAAACTTTCATCATTACGGTTTAGATCAGatctgtaaaaaaacaaaacaaaacaaaacaaacgtaTAAAGCAATACGTACAGTACTGGTATGAGGAGTCCATTGTAACATCAACTCAATTTTGATATCCAATGACACTTGGAAACCTTTGTGGTAAAGAGGACATATTGCACAATAGGATTATTAAGACTGTAAAATCTCTACGTGAGGATAGTCACCTCGTCCTTCCTGTCTCAACCACAGCTCCCCACCCAACCAGTAGCTAGCTCCAGCCTGTGCTTAAGATCGGCATTGATTCATTGCTCATCGAGGGGATGTACTGTGCACTGAACTAATTGGAGGCGTACAACACAACGTCtgaaaggagaggaagtgaaagtGAACATAAATCTATCGACATATTACTGTTAAAATATCACAATATCTTGGGAGTGAGAAGAAAATGTCTCTAAGACAGGCCCCTACTGCATAGAGAACAGGACGATCGCTACCAACCTAACCGAGTGGACATCGTTTAAAAGAAGATTGTTCGTGTAACAGTACCATGAAGAAGGAAGAACTACCAGATGAAGAGTTTTTAAGATCAGGTTGTcctcagaactgtgtgtgtgtgctcatcatgTGCGTCGTCTCATCTCTGAGTAGAAGAGTCCCTCGGCGGAGATGGCGTCGCCCAGGCCCACTGTCCTCCGAGGCTGTttacacaccagcacaggggTCAGGTGGAAGGTCACGTTCGCACGCTGCCAGACGGTGACCGGCCGAGTGGGATTGAGATGAAGCTGCTCCCTGGGCTCGCCGCCGTGGGAGCTGTAGAAGTCCAGCGGGCCTTGAGCGTCACCTTACGCACATCATCGATGCTCTGGATGCCACAGGCCTGACAGCTGGCCACGCGCGCCCCTGCTGCCACCGCTGCCATCTGGTTGCCCCAGTAACCGTCCACGGTGGCTAAGATGTGATAGACAGCGTGTGGAAATGGATGCGCGTGAGGTCGGCCTCGGAGCTGGGGTCGCTGCGGCCGTGCTGCTCCAGGATCCACAGGAGGATGTCGCTGACACGACCCACGTCTGGCGAGCCGACCCAGGCCTGGAGCTCCCCGTGGGCCTCCGGCCGCCTGGGACAGGAAGAGCAGCTCCTGTTCGTTCAGCCCGATGGAGTTCACCGTGGGAAGGACCTGCTAACAGAGAGCAGACAGTATGATGACTGCATGTCATGtctagcacacacacttcatgaaaGCAGAAAAATGACTCTGTTGGACGGGAGGTTAGACCTTCACATGTACCTCTTGCAGTATGCTGCCCATGTAATCCTTATCAGTCATGCTGGCCAGCTCCAGGTGAATGGGTACCTGGTTGCGTAAGTCAGAGATGGCCACCACAGCCTGGACacacagaagaagaaacagGCTAAATCAGTTACACTCTTCCTCTTGTAACCTTTGCTACTTTCAAATCAAGCTTACACTAAAAGGCTTCAAAAGAAAAAGCTTTAATCGTGGGCGCTACACACACGGGGCAAGGTCAGCAGAGCCACtaaagagtgtctgtgtgtctgtgtttatagcCCTGGTACTACCGCTTGCAATAGAACATTACATCCAGATGAGTTCAATGTCAATTCACCTAGATGTTGAGGAGGTATAGCTACCTAGATGTTAAGATTACATGTGTGACAACAGGTgtggtcatgtcaataaagcaagtctattttaacttaattaaacatagagacagacagagagagagagagagtgagagtgagtgagtgagtgagtgagtgagtgagtgagtgagtgagtgagtgagtgagagagtgagtgagagagagagagaaaccttcaCTCGACAGACTTGGTCATCAGTTCACCATAGGCTAATTATTGGTGTACGGATTATCTAGCATAGGTTCCTTTCTTGACATCAGTAAACTAATTTTTTTGGCATCAACATAATTCAAATATACTGTTTAATACCCCTTTTCAATGATTTACcttgagtttttcttttttaaatagcCAAAAAGGCTAGATTGTTTTATCTGGGTGGACGCTTCTTTCAACTTTGTGTCACCGTGCAGCACTTgatcccccccccttcccccactgCAAGTCAAGTTCCACTCTGTTACAGTCGGTCCATTGTTTCGCTATAAACGTCGTGGTGAAAATACTTGGGGCTAGGCTTATATTCAGGGCTATAGCCAAGAGTGATCAGAGACCTAACAGAGCCACTGGATCAGTCAAGGCATGAGTGTGATTGTACAATAGATTCTTGGGTTAAATGTAAGCGTTTCCACAGTTGCAAAGAGATCGTTTGTGTTTTAACAACGGTTCACTTATGACTCCTGATCCTTTTTACCCCTCTGTTTTTCAACTGACATACATTTTCATCATCTTTTatcaatacatttttgttgCTTTCGCCCATCATAAAAAAAAGCCGGCCTGTCTGCCTACAAAGTTCAGCGTGCAAAAGTCTTGGCCACAAGATACGTTTTTTTTGCTGAATAATAGCAACGTtgcacaaaaaaagacatttttgccCGAGAGTATAGCGGCATTTCTAACCTCTTTGAGTCGTTCCTCCCAGAGTTCCTTCCCCATCCCCCTGAGACAAACATCcatcaattacacacacacacacacacacacacacacacacacacatatatatatacgtatgtacacccacagagagtgagtgagagtgagtgagtgagtgagtgagagagagagagagagagagagagagagagagagaaaaccttcACTCGACAGACTTGGTCATCAGTTCACCATAGGCTAATTATTGGTGTACGGATTATCTAGCTTAGGTTCCTTTCTTAAAGACATGTTTTTGTCCGAGAGTATAGCGGCCATTTCTAACCTCTTTGAGCCGTTCCTCCCAGAGTTCCTTCCCCATCCCCTCCATCATGTGTAAGCCAGAGAGAACCACCAAGTCTGGCTGGAACTCCTCCACGCTGGCCGTCAGGGTCTCCATGGCGCTCATCTTCCCGTTGGACACGTCGTGGGAAAAGATGAAGCGGTTAGCTTGGGGTGCCTGAGTCGTACCCCACTGTTCCCCTTGAGGGACAAAGAGAAAACATGCCATTGAATTTGTTAAACAGTCCAATTTCTAAAATCAATTCTAAAAAGCGGTGGATTTGGCTTCGAATGAGTCCCGTAGTACCTGCTCCGTACTCCAGAATAAGGTGGAACTCGTCCGTCTCTTGAAGGGACTGGAGGAACAACGATCTGATCATCCAGCAACTGATGCAGTTTAGGTCCAACGGGTCCACAAAGCAGAACCTGAGACAAACATCcatcaattacacacacacacacacacacacacatgtatacgtatatatatgtacacacagcgTACACACAACGTTTTCAGACCCTTCCAGGTTTAATCTTAGAAtggattcaattcatttttttccctcatcaatctacacacaatatTCCACAATGACGAAGCAAAATTTAATAAAACTTGTGTTTGCAAGTAAAGACAATTTGGCCTCTGCATTGGCACCAATATGTTAATAGTCTATACAGTCAAATGGAAATGTCAGCAAATGCATTTTGCTCCACATGTaattgtatatatactgtatatacccatGTTTGATCCTTGATGTAAGATCACAAGAGTATACAGAAAACAAGTTCCAGCTTACCACGAGCTCAGGGTAGGAGGCGAACTTCTGTCCCATCAAGGCAGCATTCCCTCCCACatacagctgaacacacacacacacacacacacaaaagatgagTGATAAACAGAGTGCTTTAGTGACTCCtgctagggctgaacgattaattgcatttgcgatttaatcgggatatgatagaacgcgattttctaaccgcaacgttcgcgattaaaaacgtggtctaaaaaaataaaaaataaaaaaaataataattattatttttttttttttaagatggtacattttgcacacagtgtttaaagagtgcatgccttgtgtttattcttacaatgactttgtttaaattacttaaatgcacagtggcaaagccaccgatttgttgttcttgattctgtaatgagcagttaaataaaaatgtaaaatgtgggaaatagtattttacactaaatgtatctaatattgtgttggtcgtatttaaatcattcattacgatttgttggggaaaaaaatgtggataaaataaaaaaaatcgcatattaaatcgcaattgcaatatttggagaaaaaaatcgcaattagattattttcccaaatcgttcagccctaactcCTGCTAACACAAGCAATAATGCACCTAAAACTTTTTACAGAAACCTATATCtgcaaaaacacattctgcGGGCGGTCCTCATGAGAGCCAGTTCCATCATAGCGTTCGATGGTTTTCGTGACTGCACTTGAGGATATATTATGGTTCTCGAAATGTTCTGGATTGACTGACTTAAAGTAATGATGGACTGTCGTTTCTCTTTACTTAGTTGAGTGGCTCTTGCCATAATATGGATGGGCTTTTCACTGTGTACCAACCCTacctctgcacaacacaactgatggtCTCAAACACATTAAGAAGGCAAGAAATTCTACAAATTAACTCTTGACCAGGCACACCTGTTAAATGAAACACCTGTTAATCGAAAACTATTCCAGGTGACTGGGAAGAAAATGCTGCAGTGTTTCAGGAAGTAGAGGAGTCGGTCAGTAATCGGtagttcgatcccgactccccctcaccaagtgtcgaagtgtccttgagaaAGACTGAACCCCTGACCGCTCCCGATGCGCAGGTTGGCAACTCAGATAGTAGtctctgccatcggtgtatgaatgggtagatgtctgaggcattaatgtcTACTGCGCTTTGAGTTCTctctgagtagaaaagcgctatataaatgcagtccatttaccatttcatCTGATTGAGAGAATACCAAGCAAAGCCAAAGTTGGCTACTTTACATATACTTGATGTTTAcaacataattccatatgtgttattACATAGTTatgatgtcttcagtattaatctacaatgtagaaaataataaaaaataaagaaacaccATTGCCATTGAATAAGAATAAgatgtgtccaaacttttgactggtactgtataaaAAAACTGATTCTCACAGCGCCAGTTCCCTTGTCCAGGTAGGAGGAGCTAGAGGATAGCATATCTACACCCACCTTctcctgggttagggttagggttagagtaggAGTGGAGGAGCTAGAGGATAGCATATCTACACCCACCTTctcctgggttagggttagagtaggAGTGGAGGAGCTAGAGGATAGCATATCTACACCCACCTTctcctgggttagggttagagtaggAGTGGAGGAGCTAGAGGATAGCATATCTAcacccaccttctcctggtGGACAAATTGCAGGGGGCCCTGTTgttgtttcatttatttataattcaattcaatttgatttatatagcgccataacaatacaattgtctctaggcactttacagagcccagagcctgaacccccttagtgcaagcacattggcaacacgggcaagaaaaaaactccctgttagtcaggaaggaaccttaagcagttTATATTTAGATGATTTTCACAGGAAACAATTGAAGAAGCTGTGGAGGCTTTCCTACCTCGGTAAGATGTGCTGTGAAGTCAGGACGACTGGTTTAGAACGCTGCTACAGACTAAATCTGTGCTACACATGTTGTTTGTGTTAGGGTGAGTCCATGCTACAGACTAAATCTGTGCTACACACATGTTGTTTGTGTTAGGGTGAGTCCATGCTACAGACTAAATCTGTGCTACACACATGTTGTTTGTGTTAGGGTGAGTCCATGCTACAGACTAAATCTGTGCTACACATGTTGTTTGTGTTAGAGTGAGTCCGTGCTATACTAGCTTAAGGTCAAGATATGGCTCCTTTAGGTTAGGTTATGTTATAGTTTCCAACTCAGGAGGAGAGTTAAATATCCATCTCTTGTATAGTCAGACTCCTGGCTTGCTTTGGCCTTGTGTGCCATCTGTGTGAGAAGGATGTTCACCTAATATGGTCTGAATTCAATTCAGAACCATTTGATATGTGTGACCTGGCTCATGAGAAGGGCAAGAGACCAACACATGGGACCCATCCATCAAGTCCATCGGAGCTTGATTTTTGCTAGGCAAAGAATAAAAGTTGCAAACAACTAGATACTGAAACGTGCCAATACGAGCTTTACGGGTTAGTGCCCTTTTCAaactcctgctgtgtgtgagattagctaagagagaggggaggggggtacaGTCACGTCACAGGAGTCAGGAGCTGAATTGTGATCGCATTCCAGAGGTGACGAGTACAAACTTGTGGGGCGTTGACCGATTCTTCATGTGAAAGGTCTACTGACAGCTGCGGTTGAAAAGCTTGACAAAAGTGTAATAAAATGGCAGAACAGAATGCTGCTAAGTCGAGTCAATAAactgattattgattattaacTGGTTCAAAGTAAATTTTACATTAAAAGAGATCAAGGCTAGACTGACTgcatttggtaaaaaaaaaaattgatgggAAATTGATCATGTGAGACGTGTATTTGAGAAATGGcaggacattaaaaaaaaaaaagcacagttacagacatgcaGTTGCTCTAATTTTGTTAAGTCATTGAAGACGTACGATGGTCTGGAGAGAATAACATTGTTGATGCAAGTAGCTTTACAGCTACAGCTCCCACGTGCTTGTCTGCTTGACGTAGTGAGCTTGGACTCAGAGGAGAGAATCCTGTGCCCAGTTGGAACGAGATCTGTAGCAGGGCCGCTTGCTATCAGCTTACaggcgcgcgtgcgtgcgtgcgtgtgtgtgtgtgtacagtaggtagagaagtcgtttagtgatcagaaggttgctagttcgattccctgtcgaagcgtccttgagcaagacactgaacccctaattgctcctgatgtgcagtgtgccatcagtgtaaatgtaaaatgtgtatacattgtaagtcgcacatatgtaagtcgctttggataaaagcgtctgctaaatgactaaatgtaaatgtgtgtgtgtgtgtgcataacttACATCCCTATGATGGTCCACAGACAATGTACAACATTCTGAATGACCATGAAACTTGCCGGCGTgtcgtagagagagagagagagagagagagagagagagggggcgtggtagagagagagagagagagagagagaggcgtgtggtagagagagagagagagagagagagcgagagagagagagagagagagagagagagagagagagagagagagagagagagagagagagagagacatattggCGATGACAAAAGCCAGCATGGGAAGCGATGCAGAGATGGATCCAAAGGGCAACACTTGCTTACTGTCAAATGGGAGCAAGATATCTATTCTACATGCATTCAGAAGGCAGACGCTGTAGAAGATGATTAAATGCCACTCGTTTCATTGACAACTTTGTGCTTTATTCCCAACCCAACCTTGATACAATTGGATCTCACAGGGACAATCTGCTGAAGTCAGAGCTTCTGAATGATTTGAAATAGATAAAGCAAGCTGTGATGAGAACATCTGGGAAAGCTGAGCCTGGACCAGCTGGAAAAACTATGGTCTGCGGGTTCTGGGAAACCagatgcccccctcccccaaaccaACTGCTGTTCCCGACAGACAATTGAACAGCAGCCTTTACGTTACTGCATTGATTGATGAACAttttggaatttttttttcttgttgatACTGGTGATGAATTAACCGTGATTCCATCTAGCAGGTAAAAACAGACTTCCGCTCGCTATCTGGTGTTGCTCATGTTGCTTTTGGGTCCCGGAGGTGAAAAGTTAGTGTTAAGGAGACGGTTCTAGTCAGTTTAGCTATTGGTCCTACTGAGGTGATGTGTCAATTGTGGGAAGGCAATAAGATCTCCAAAATCTCAAGATTGGCTATGGCTAGCTTTCACTATTTTTGATGGAAATCGATATAAATGGAGCAGACTGCTACAAGGGCTACACATAAGCCCTGGACTACCAAGCAAGGAAACAACACTTGACACTTCCTGAAATGCCCATGATCACGTCTGAAGTCATCCGCTCCATGGATGACATCCTGATTGCATCAGAAACAGAAGAACATGACCTAAATGTGTTGGCATTGCTGGACTATCTTCAGGTAAAAAGGACATAAGGTAAGTTTGAAAAAGCCCAAATGTCACAACAAGAAGTTGTTAACCTCGGATAGAAGACATCATATCAGAATGTGTCTAAATTG
Above is a genomic segment from Clupea harengus chromosome 3, Ch_v2.0.2, whole genome shotgun sequence containing:
- the adpgk gene encoding LOW QUALITY PROTEIN: ADP-dependent glucokinase (The sequence of the model RefSeq protein was modified relative to this genomic sequence to represent the inferred CDS: inserted 6 bases in 4 codons), encoding MLESRGSMWKTATVIAVFALTLGYLYHTHSNLPNHVLSYFSLPFPNGSTTSPNVEEANLNEPSFEQAIATAWEAIITAPAHQWKRIAVGVNACVDVVVSGVDLLEALALEPGRGCDHEVLQSKEDLMEAFVHFMERGAAAERFFTDKDIFLGIAQAAAEDPSAQLYVGGNAALMGQKFASYPELVVLLCGPVGPKLHQLLDDQIVVPPXSLQETDEFHLILEYGAGEQWGTTQAPQANRFIFSHDVSNGKMSAMETLTASVEEFQPDLVVLSGLHMMEGMGKELWEERLKEAVVAISDLRNQVPIHLELASMTDKDYMGSILQEQVLPTVNSIGLNEQELLFLSQAAGGXHGELQAWVGSPDVGRVSDILLWILEQHGRSDPSSEADLTRIHFHTLXYHILATVDGYWGNQMAAVAAGARVASCQACGIQSIDDVRKVTLKXPLDFYSSHGGEPREQLHLNPTRPVTVWQRANVTFHLTPVLVCKQPRRTVGLGDAISAEGLFYSEMRRRT